The nucleotide window CTATCTAGTTCTACTAACAACTGATAATATGTTAATTCATTGCTTTTTTATTACTATTCTTGTAATTAAGTTGCACTAATTTTGCCCTGTGATATGCAGACACTCGGGTCATGTGTGGAGGAACAAACAACTCAGAAAGCAACTACTCTTGGAGCAGAATTTTTGTTATGGAATTAGGACCTCACTGGACAAAACATAGAAAATTGCCAGCATATACTGCTCATGTGATGCGTTCTGCAACATTTTTTATGCCTTGGTCTTGTAAAATTATAGGTGACGGATATCACGAACTCCATTAATCAAATGTCTGCTATTTCCGAGTATGCAAATTTGTGGGCGAAACCTAACTGATCATAGATGAGAGTGATCTGCATTTCTTTTTATGTGCTCATAGCTTCTCAATCTAGAAAATGCCTGATTTTGTGAGTGGAAACAAGAGATTCAAAGAACCAAATATGTGTTTAACCACTTTGCTCAAGCAAGATACACCAATCCATTCAAAAAGCTATCGTAATTTGAGTTCTGAAGCCACAGATGATTTTGACACCCCCATTCTACCTGGACTGCCAGATGACATATCGAAATGTTGCCTTGCCCTTGTTCCTCGTTCAGACTTCCATTCTATGAGTTATGTGTGTAAGAAATGGAGGCATTTTATTCAAAGCAAGGAATTTACAACTATCCGAAAATTAGCTGGGTTGCTTCAGGAGTGGCTTTATGTGTTAACCACGGATTCTGAAGGAAAGGAAAGCCATTGGGAGGTTTTGGATTGCCTTGGACATATGCACCGCATTCTTCCTCCAATGCCTGGTCCAACAAGATCTGGATTTGGGGTGGTAGTTCTCAGCGGAAAGCTTGTTATTGTAGGTGGTTTTTCTGTGATCAATGGGACTGCTGTGGCATCATCAGAAGTCTACCAATATGATTCTTGTATCAACAGGTTTGTTTTTGTGTTCGTTTCTCTGCAAGATTTGGAATTATGTTTGATCTTTAACATTTCTCTATCTCAACTAGTGAGAAAAACTATTACATTGATAGATTGAGTTATAGAGGTTAGCAAGTTTGGAAGTTTGGGCTAGTTATATTGAATCTTCTGCTCATTGggaattttgtattttatattCTCATTATTCATTCTCTGGAAAAGGCCGTGCCTGATTAATTTAGATCCTTTCTTTATGATTTGTTCAAATAAAATGGCAGACTAGGGATCATCTGATCCACTGCACAACTTTCAAGTTTAAATCACTTATATTTGAGTGTTTATTGGTTTAAGTTGTATTGAATTACTTTAAGCTCAAGTTTAGAGTTAAAAGCATCTGGATGTGATATCTTAGCATGCAGTGATTGTCTTTTTACTTTTCCATAGTTGGTCTTTTTATGGAAAAACATTAGCACCTTTTTTTGATCTCTGGTAAAGGTTAGAAGCACTATGTTTGTTTAATTGGTCCTCATTAACTGCTGCTgttcatatatttttattagaGTACCTAGAGTTTTGCCTGTCCAATAATGAATATGGTACATGACTATAAGTTGAacattgcatgtttatgttgTTCTCTGTACAAGCTTAGCCTTATAATAATCAGCCTGTTTATTTAGTTACTTTGTCGTTTGTGTGACATTATAGTTTGCAATTGTAGGTGGAGCAAATCAGCAGAGATGAATGTGGCTCGATATGACTTTGCTTGTGCAGAACTATCTGGCCTGGTTTACGCAGTTGGAGGCTATAGTACAGATGGCAACATCCTATCTAGTGCCGAGGTGTACAATCCTGAGACTGATACTTGGACCTTGATAGAGAGTATTCGCCGGCCAAGATATGGTTGTTTTGCATGTGGATTTGAGGGAAAGCTGTATGTTATGGGTGGAAGGTCAAGCTTCACTATTGGCAATTCAAAGTTTGTTGATGTCTACGATCCCAAGACCCACACTTGGTGTCAGATGAAGAATGGTTGTGTTATGGTCACTACTCAGGCTGTGCTGGAAAAGAAGCTCTTCTGTATGGAGTGGAAGAACCAGCGGAAACTATCAATTTTCAATCCTGAGGACAATTCCTGGAAGACGGTGCAAATTCCACTGACAGGAAGCACAAGTATTGAATTTCGATTTGGGATACTGGGTGAGAAACTTCTACTGTTCTCACTAGAGCAGGAACCTGGTTACCGTACTCTGATGTATGATCCAAATGCAGCTCCAGGATCAGAG belongs to Rosa chinensis cultivar Old Blush chromosome 4, RchiOBHm-V2, whole genome shotgun sequence and includes:
- the LOC112197682 gene encoding F-box/kelch-repeat protein At1g67480 — its product is MPDFVSGNKRFKEPNMCLTTLLKQDTPIHSKSYRNLSSEATDDFDTPILPGLPDDISKCCLALVPRSDFHSMSYVCKKWRHFIQSKEFTTIRKLAGLLQEWLYVLTTDSEGKESHWEVLDCLGHMHRILPPMPGPTRSGFGVVVLSGKLVIVGGFSVINGTAVASSEVYQYDSCINRWSKSAEMNVARYDFACAELSGLVYAVGGYSTDGNILSSAEVYNPETDTWTLIESIRRPRYGCFACGFEGKLYVMGGRSSFTIGNSKFVDVYDPKTHTWCQMKNGCVMVTTQAVLEKKLFCMEWKNQRKLSIFNPEDNSWKTVQIPLTGSTSIEFRFGILGEKLLLFSLEQEPGYRTLMYDPNAAPGSEWQTSEVELSGPCLCSVRITV